Part of the Pseudomonas sp. Leaf58 genome is shown below.
CGCATGGCCCTGACCGGGCAGCCGATCAGTGCCGAGGAGGCGTGGGTGGCCGGGCTGGTCAGCGACCTGGTCGACGATGACCAGGTGCAGGCCCACGCGCTGGAACTGGCGCGGGTGATTGCAGCGATGCCGGCGCTGGCCGCCGAGCAGATCAAGGAAGTGATTTTGGCGGGGATGGATGCGCCACTGGACGCGGCCTTGGCGCTGGAGCGCAAGGCCAATGCGTTGCTGTTTGCCTCGCGCGACCAGAAGGAAGGGATGCAGGCGTTTATCGAGAAACGGCCGGCGCGGTTTGAGGGGTGCTGAACAGGGGGGGCTGCTTTGCAGCCCTTCGCGGGCACGCCCGCTCCCACAGGGACCGCGCATGCCTCCTGGGCTGCGCCAATCCTGTGGGAGCGGGCGTGCCCGTGAAGGGCCGCAAAGCGGCCCCGGTCGCTTCAGATCGACATCACCAACTGCCCGCTGTCGATTCGCAACTCCACCCCATTCACCGCCCGCGCCTCATCACTGGCCAGGTACAGCACACTGGCCGCCACATCCTCGGGCAGGCACATGCGGTTCATCGGGTCGCTGTCGATGGTCAACCGGGCCGGGTCGACACCCTCGGGGAAGCCGCCACGGGTCATGTCGGTCAGCACGCCGTCCGGATGCAGCGAGTTGCAGCGGATGCGATAGCGGCGCCGCCGGCACAACGCCGCTACCGAACGGGTCAACGCCGCCACCGCACCTTTCGAGGCGCTGTAGGCCAAGTAATCGTCACGCCCGGCCAGGGCCGCCACCGACGACAGGTTGATGATCGACCCACCGTGCTGCTTCATCAGTGCGATACCTGCCCGGCAGCCGAGAAATACACTGGCGGCATTGACCCGCATCAGCCGGTCCCAGTCGCGCAGTTCGGTATCCTCGATGTTGCCGGGCTGCAGCATGCCG
Proteins encoded:
- a CDS encoding SDR family oxidoreductase, whose protein sequence is MSERNGRVQGKVALVTGGAKGIGAASARLLVEQGAQVLISDIDEQAGLALAEALGPAASFIVHDASDEAQWQRVMDVIAERHGRLDILLNNAGMLQPGNIEDTELRDWDRLMRVNAASVFLGCRAGIALMKQHGGSIINLSSVAALAGRDDYLAYSASKGAVAALTRSVAALCRRRRYRIRCNSLHPDGVLTDMTRGGFPEGVDPARLTIDSDPMNRMCLPEDVAASVLYLASDEARAVNGVELRIDSGQLVMSI